Proteins encoded in a region of the Nicotiana tomentosiformis chromosome 9, ASM39032v3, whole genome shotgun sequence genome:
- the LOC104093578 gene encoding transcriptional regulator SUPERMAN-like encodes MEKSSSFSSNYFKNQTIKELNNNNNNKFKDSWDNSCEGTVDGDLIGGFLWPPRSYTCSFCKREFRSAQALGGHMNVHRRDRARLRLQSSPPKDNGTTSHYSLLNLNVEPNPSPNPNLNPSFVSSPPSSPSRKFPPSVSTLPPLLSPSFSSSTSGGSEMRKWGKDGVPLNHLSQLRNGDLTKRGSAKFEKIGSFLQGKECCEVVKRSEFLRLDLGIGLLSESKEDLDLELRLGYT; translated from the coding sequence ATGGAGAAAAGTAGCAGTTTCAGCAGTAACTACTTCAAAAACCAAACCATCAAAGAGttgaataacaacaacaacaacaagtttAAAGATTCATGGGATAATTCATGTGAAGGTACTGTTGATGGAGATTTAATAGGAGGATTTTTATGGCCACCAAGATCTTACACATGTAGCTTTTGCAAAAGGGAATTCAGATCTGCTCAAGCTCTAGGTGGTCACATGAATGTTCATAGAAGAGATAGAGCTAGACTTAGACTACAGTCATCGCCCCCAAAAGATAATGGTACTACTAGTCACTATTCTCTTCTAAACCTTAATGTTGAACCTAACCCTAGCCCTAACCCTAACCTTAACCCTAGTTTTGTTTCATCCCCACCATCTTCTCCTTCAAGAAAATTTCCTCCTTCTGTTTCTACATTACCTCCATTATTATctccttccttttcttcttctacaTCTGGTGGCTCTGAAATGAGAAAATGGGGAAAAGATGGTGTCCCATTAAATCACTTGAGTCAGCTAAGAAATGGAGATTTGACAAAAAGGGGAAGTGCCAAATTTGAGAAAATCGGTTCTTTCTTGCAAGGAAAAGAATGTTGTGAAGTGGTGAAGAGGTCTGAGTTTTTGAGATTGGACTTGGGAATTGGATTGCTTAGTGAATCGAAAgaggatttggatttggaactTCGATTGGGATACACTTAG